From Arcticibacter tournemirensis, one genomic window encodes:
- a CDS encoding LytR/AlgR family response regulator transcription factor: protein MNRKLQTIIIDDEELARLRLIRLLKNYNDIINIIGEAVNGEDGLKKIEELKPDLIFLDIEMPVYNGFEMLSKLEDPPRVVFTTAYDQYAIKAFEEDSVDYLLKPVEAERLELTMKRLEKENKSDAVSLPIESLLKQLNIKKDTKTLTVKIGDRILLIKPENIAYIQAEDKYVFLCCLDGKKHLTDFTVSGLESKLPDTFIRINRSTLINTDHISEIRKGFNGTLIFVMKDKEAVKLSSSRRYGEVLREHFEI from the coding sequence ATGAATAGAAAACTTCAGACTATCATTATTGACGACGAAGAGCTCGCGCGGCTGCGATTGATCCGGCTTCTCAAAAACTACAATGACATTATTAATATAATAGGGGAGGCGGTAAACGGTGAAGATGGATTGAAAAAAATTGAAGAGCTAAAACCAGATCTGATCTTCCTGGATATTGAAATGCCTGTATATAATGGATTCGAGATGCTGTCGAAACTGGAAGATCCACCCAGGGTAGTCTTTACAACGGCCTACGACCAGTATGCCATTAAGGCATTTGAGGAGGATTCCGTTGATTATCTTCTAAAGCCTGTTGAAGCAGAACGCCTGGAATTAACCATGAAAAGGCTGGAGAAGGAAAATAAGAGCGACGCTGTGTCTCTCCCCATTGAATCGTTGTTGAAACAACTCAACATAAAGAAAGACACGAAAACATTGACCGTGAAAATTGGTGACAGGATACTCCTTATAAAGCCGGAGAACATCGCTTACATTCAGGCGGAAGATAAATATGTGTTTCTCTGCTGCCTCGACGGAAAGAAACATCTCACCGACTTCACCGTTAGCGGTCTGGAGTCGAAGCTGCCCGACACGTTTATTCGCATAAACCGCAGTACCCTGATCAACACTGACCATATTTCGGAAATCAGGAAAGGCTTCAACGGAACGCTCATCTTTGTAATGAAAGACAAGGAAGCGGTAAAGCTGAGTTCGAGCCGGCGATATGGAGAAGTGTTAAGAGAGCATTTCGAAATTTAA
- a CDS encoding sensor histidine kinase encodes MFEGRAKYIQGEWFKTNAINLLGGIGIGTLIYLFISVTRGRFVQAQIFWTYCLFSVMISFCIMNSIYIVQTLFHLRYDRLSFIIAYYAACLVGMAAGTELANFILSLANGGPYRFFHLHDMLFSTLIVIIVCTISFVYHSQKSALKIQIRQKELDMMRLTQLKTQAELATLHARINPHFLYNALNSIASLIHHDADKAESMTLKLSKLFRYSINQNSEDLVLIKDEVETGITYLDIEKIRFGDRIAFSLDVDPELMDAKIPRFLIQPLVENALKHGLKNVTEKGSLTIRIRREQGLIEIVIADNGTPFPAELQTGYGLQSTYDKLSLLYGDNYQVCIANEPVKQVKILIPLRYE; translated from the coding sequence ATGTTTGAAGGCAGGGCAAAATACATTCAGGGGGAGTGGTTTAAAACGAATGCGATCAATCTATTAGGGGGCATCGGTATCGGGACTCTGATCTACCTTTTTATTTCGGTAACGAGGGGGCGGTTTGTGCAGGCACAGATATTCTGGACATACTGTCTCTTTAGTGTGATGATCTCCTTTTGCATCATGAATAGCATTTATATTGTCCAGACTCTTTTCCATTTACGATACGACCGGCTGTCCTTCATTATTGCCTATTATGCCGCTTGTTTAGTTGGAATGGCTGCCGGTACAGAGCTGGCGAACTTTATTCTTTCGCTTGCGAATGGAGGACCATACAGGTTCTTTCATTTGCATGATATGCTTTTCTCTACCCTTATTGTAATCATCGTTTGCACCATAAGCTTCGTTTACCATTCGCAAAAGTCGGCGCTGAAGATCCAGATAAGGCAGAAAGAGCTTGACATGATGCGTCTTACGCAGCTTAAAACACAGGCAGAACTTGCAACGCTCCATGCCAGGATCAATCCCCATTTCCTTTACAATGCGCTGAATTCAATCGCAAGTCTCATCCATCACGACGCCGACAAGGCAGAGTCAATGACGCTCAAACTATCAAAGCTTTTCCGGTATAGTATCAATCAGAACAGTGAGGATCTGGTACTGATTAAAGACGAAGTTGAGACCGGAATTACCTATCTCGATATTGAAAAAATACGGTTTGGGGATCGTATTGCCTTTAGTCTGGATGTCGACCCCGAGCTTATGGATGCCAAAATCCCGCGATTCCTCATACAACCTCTTGTTGAAAATGCGCTGAAGCATGGATTAAAAAACGTAACAGAAAAGGGGAGCCTAACGATCCGAATCCGGCGCGAGCAGGGGCTTATTGAAATTGTGATTGCCGATAATGGCACTCCATTTCCGGCAGAACTGCAGACAGGATACGGTTTACAAAGTACATACGACAAGCTCTCTCTGCTGTATGGCGATAATTATCAGGTGTGCATAGCCAACGAACCGGTAAAACAGGTCAAAATTCTTATTCCGCTTAGGTATGAATAG
- a CDS encoding DUF808 family protein, with product MASGFFAILDDITALMDDVAVTTKLAARKTAGILGDDLAVNAEKATGFLASRELPVLWAITKGSFINKLIIVPVALVLNAIFPVAITVILLLGGLYLAYEGVEKIIEYLFHRGKTGHEVVEDVRQDGAAAEAGKIKSAITTDFILSIEIVIIALGSVTEENLTTQILTVTAVAFLATVGVYGIVALIVRMDDTGYRLIRYSGNKGFLTTIGSLLVKSLPVIIRILAVVGTLALILVSGGIFVHNIEYLHHVLPAVPSTVKEIVFGLVAGLLAVAVLKGAKKALSLFR from the coding sequence ATGGCATCAGGTTTTTTTGCAATTCTGGATGATATCACTGCTCTCATGGACGATGTAGCAGTAACTACAAAACTGGCGGCCCGGAAAACTGCCGGTATTCTCGGTGATGACCTTGCTGTTAATGCCGAAAAAGCTACCGGATTCCTGGCTTCACGCGAATTACCTGTACTATGGGCTATTACGAAGGGATCCTTTATTAATAAGCTTATCATCGTCCCTGTCGCATTGGTATTAAACGCGATTTTTCCCGTGGCCATTACGGTGATTCTGCTACTTGGAGGTTTGTACCTCGCTTACGAAGGGGTTGAGAAAATAATTGAATATCTTTTTCACAGGGGAAAAACCGGGCATGAGGTCGTTGAAGATGTCAGGCAAGACGGCGCTGCAGCCGAAGCAGGCAAAATAAAATCTGCAATAACAACCGACTTTATCCTTTCAATTGAGATCGTAATTATCGCACTCGGCAGTGTTACAGAGGAAAATCTTACAACACAGATCTTAACGGTGACAGCTGTTGCGTTTCTCGCCACTGTGGGTGTTTACGGTATTGTAGCACTCATTGTCAGAATGGATGATACTGGCTACCGGCTCATTAGGTATTCGGGCAACAAAGGCTTTTTAACTACAATCGGCTCTTTACTGGTGAAATCGCTTCCTGTTATTATCAGAATTTTAGCTGTCGTTGGCACTCTCGCTTTGATTTTGGTATCTGGCGGCATATTCGTTCACAATATTGAATACCTGCACCATGTACTTCCGGCTGTACCGTCGACGGTCAAAGAAATAGTGTTCGGACTGGTTGCCGGTTTGCTTGCTGTAGCCGTTTTGAAAGGCGCAAAGAAAGCACTTTCTCTATTCCGGTAA
- a CDS encoding nuclear transport factor 2 family protein has product MKLNNKATLEKANAFVTKGDNEGFLTFCTDDTVWTFVGDKTLQGKEAVRQYMAKAYIEPPKFIVENLIAEGDFVTALGKISMKNEDGKTIEYSYCDVWRFHEGKMAELTAFVIETV; this is encoded by the coding sequence ATGAAATTGAATAATAAAGCAACACTCGAAAAGGCAAATGCATTTGTCACAAAAGGCGACAATGAAGGGTTCCTGACTTTCTGCACCGATGATACGGTATGGACATTTGTAGGCGACAAGACATTACAAGGCAAGGAAGCCGTTCGCCAGTATATGGCAAAGGCGTACATTGAACCTCCAAAGTTCATCGTTGAAAACTTAATCGCAGAAGGCGATTTTGTCACTGCCCTTGGAAAAATAAGCATGAAGAATGAAGACGGAAAGACAATCGAATACTCTTACTGCGATGTCTGGAGATTTCACGAAGGAAAGATGGCCGAATTAACGGCTTTCGTTATAGAGACGGTTTAA